Sequence from the Mus caroli unplaced genomic scaffold, CAROLI_EIJ_v1.1 scaffold_9517_1, whole genome shotgun sequence genome:
agagagagagagagagagagagagagagagagagagattttttgaaacacttattcattttatttgctcTAAAGGGGTGTTCATCAGCATACCCAACGatggcatcaaatcccattatagatgattgtgagccaccatttggttgctgggaattgaactccagacctctggaagagcaaccagtgctctcaaatactgagccatctcttctgccccttgaattttctttttaagctaaAGAAAACCGTGGAAGAAAAGGTCTTGTTCCTTTGAAATGTATAAGAACTGATGATACAATAACCAGTGATGAAATCGATTCACTGTGAATAGTTTTGTTTCACGTTTTTAAGTTAATACTGGCAGAagtggtggcccaggcctttaactccagcactcaggaggcagaggcaggtgactttGAAGCCATACTggtttacatagagagttctagtaTAGCTAGGGGTATAGTGTGactgagtgaccctgtctcaaaaaccaaaaaagaaaaaacaaaacaaaacaaagaaacaaaaaacaagcataGCCCCACTAGAATTGATGACAGGCCCATGCTTCCTGCTGCACTGTTAGTAAAAGGTAAAATGGCTCTGAGCACAGAGCTGCTGATTGTTCTTCACACATGTTTGTTGGaattggttctccccttccatgtggttcctgggattgaactcctGTCATCAGGTTTAGTGGCAGGTacccttccctgctgagccatctcggcggccatgttcttctttcttgtctgtaCAGTGAGTGTGTGCTTGCCTCTGAGCATAATGCAtgtgttctgttttcctgtcCATTCCTGCCACAAATAATCtagatgtttgttttcttctttgtgtttctctttatttttatgttcataggTATTCTCCTTGCATGTAAGTCCTtctgagggtgtcagatgccctgtaactgcagttacagacagctgtgagctgccatgtgtgttctaggaattgaaccctggtcctttggttAAGAACACCTGGTGGTCTTAATGGATGAGCNATCTCTTCAgccctgggtttctttttcttttttgagatagtcttgtaATATAGTCCCAACTGGCCTGCAACTTGACAttgtagaccagacttgcctaAAGCTGctagtgatcttcctgcctctgcctccctgggctgGGATTCTAGGCCTGTGCTACCATGTCCAGTGAGGGATGCTTAGAACTTTCATATTTTCTTGTAAGTAAGAAGGGGTTCCAGACTGGACAAGGCTTCCAAATAAAGCTGGTGAGTGAAAGCAGTTGAACTAGAGGTGCTCAGACATGATGATGCTCTTGTTCCCCAGGGTGTTTTGACCTGGGTAAGTCCAGTACAGCAAGTCGGTATCAAGCTGTTGACTACCCTCCCTGAATTGCACATTGCAATCACTGTAGATATTCAATCAACTATCAAACTGTGGGACTGTCACAACAGTGAAGCTCTGGCAACTAGCAACCTGGAATCTCCATGTAAATTGCTGAAAGCTGTCTTTACCAAGGATGGCCCGATTGTCTTGGTAAGTGACCCCCTTATCTGGAATAGTAACACAGAACCAAACACTTGCCAATTTTAGGTCTCATTACTGTCAAATCTCAACTTTCCTTCTTAGAGTCTCTGCAAACCCTGAGAGTCAATCACAGTATACCATAAACATGGCCATCCCTTAGCCTTTGACCTATTTCATGTACATTTCCTTAAgccattctctttaaaatgtcattttaaaattctttcctggGATCtggggagaggtggctcagtgggtagcagtgttttctgtgcaagcatggagaactgagttcaaatccctgacaCTCACATAAAAAGTGGGATGTGGCTAAatgtgcctttaaccccagtattGTAGGGGAAGGAAACACAAGGGTCACTAGGACTAGACTGCTGGTAGCCaagccagcctagctccaggttcaataagagacTCTCTCAGGAAATCAGGAGAAGAGTGATCTAACAGGATACCTGGCAGTCTTCTCTGGTTTCCATGTATGCCCAGATATGTaatctacatacacatacataaatatatatatatatataacaagcacacaaacacatacacaatttttctaagtgattttacatcttcttctatttcaaatgtttattattGCTGAACCCATTAATTTGCATAGGGAcaatagagagagaaatggattATCAGATATTGAGAAAAAAGGATAATGTTGATGTCCCAGTGAGTCCTGGGGAAAAGTGTTTTAGAGATTGGAAAATCTTTACACAATTCCTACctcatttgtttgagacagagtctcatgatGTAGTTCTGTCTGGCCTAGAACTGGCCAGTGTGGTCTAACTCACAGACATCATAATGACTCTCCTGGTTAGAGCTTTGGATCTCATTACAGGACTTGAAGACACAGTGGTGAATCTCAGAGCAGATGACACTGCTTCCTCCATGCTTAACCTTTCCCCACTAACCAGGTGCCGCTGCTCTGATTTCAGGCAGGCGATACCTTGGGTAACCTGTACATCTTTAGGATTCCAGATTTACACCTCATTTCCAAACTCAATGTATTCCAATGCAGTATTAATGAACTCAGCTGCTCTCCTCAGAAGAAATGGATCTTTCTGAATAGGAAACACCTACATATCTTGCCAAAGGTAGGTAGGTGTGTTCTAGCAACTCCAGGGTGAAAGTGGGAAACACTGGAAAGGTTGAGCCCTCAGGGAGGTCCGGGCAGACCACTCCCCCTCTCCTAAGCCCTATCTTAAGCCATTCCTAGAGTCAGGAAAGAATAATGTGTTGGAAGCAGTCATGTAACGAGTCACAATGGCAAATATCTATTAATGAAGTGTCCTTGAAATATGGCTCAGCCAAAGGATGAAGGCAGGTGAAAGTTCCAAGACAACTTTCCTGGCCCTAAACTCAAAGCAATTTTCTATCAATGGCTTAAACACCCACCAGTGACTGATGGATTCCAGGTAAGTGCTACCATACCCAGTGCTTTATAGACTCTTCTCTCTTAACTGCCAGCTCTCTGGTGCCTGGTTTCTAGGTACTGTGAGAGCGATGGTCTGCTCAGAGGTCAAGTACTCCTTAAGGCCCAagcatatttatttagttttatacatTGATATATTATTAAACAGCCTGGGTTACACTATGACAGTCTCAATGCCTCATTTAAAACAATAGTCCAGGACAGCGTTGGACTGGTCCTCTGCACAGGGAAAATGTACTTAACCATGTTCTGCCTGAGGCATCCATTGCAGTAGGCTGACCAAGGCGCCCTTTGACCAGGGTCAGGGACTCCATTATGACTCTGAATATgatgggaggggcaggaagacGGTGAGTTATTCCAACTCTGAGTGAGAACAATGACTGCTCCACCCTGTCGTGGGTGAAGAACAGAGGCAGCCACTCCTGGGTTTATTTTGAAAGCCCCTTGTCTTGAGTGTGCTTGTGCCAGGCTGCAGAGATTTACTCTTCATTGATTCCCCTGGGCAATACTCTCTGCAGGTGTTTTACATGGACAGCTTACTGAGGACATCAGAATTCTCTGCCCCTGTGTCTACCATTCTCAAATTTTCATTATGCCAAAGAGCCTTCTGGACCCCAAGAATGGAAGACAGGATAACCCTGATGTCCATACGTCGTACCCGAAAGATCACAAAGTTTATCACATTTGATATGAAGCTGAAAGATATCCAGAACAAAATAACTGTTAAAGGTAAAACTTAAAATGTTCTTAAGCCacacatgatggcacatgcccaAATCAGGAGACTGAGTCAGGAAAGCTTCACAGAGGCTGCTGTCTCACAAACAGAAAGATGGAGCTGAAAAGATAGTTtatcatgtgcacatgcatgcatacacccacataaatgtgtgcatacacacacatgcacatacacacaaggatgtgtacacacatatccacccacacccccatccacatggataaaaataaaaaataatccaaGAATGGTAGTGTacccatttaatcccagcattcaggaggagaCACAGGCATAGCTCTCtggtttccaggccagcctgatctatgcaGGGAGTATGAGGTTAGCCAGGGATGTATAGAGTGACCAAGcctcaaaagcaaaaaacaacaaatgaGATGCCATAAAGAGCTATATTATGGAGTGGCAAAATGGCTTAGGGTATTGGTTCTCTACCTATGGGCCCTGAACCCTATGGCAAATTTCTATCTTCAAAAATACTTAACTCATGaatcataacagtaacaaaattatcatgatgaagtagcaatgaaaataactttatggctgggcTGAACCCCCAACTGCCAcatgagaactgtattaaagttcAATAGGAAGCATTAGGACATTGAGAAGGACTGGACTGGCTTAGAGGATAGAGACACTTGCctaccaagcctgaaaacctagTTCATTTTCTAGGGTACCACACAAGGGAGGAGAGATCCAAATCCCTCAAGTTGTTCCCTGACATGTGTGCTTCTGGCATGAATACCTACACAAAcataataatgtaaaaacaatttttaaaagaaatcgcCATTTCTCCTGTGTCTCCTGCACGTGGTCATAGTAAGTTATAAATGCTTGaccttgttttgtatttttagtctttgaagacagggttctctgtggcTAACCAGAAACATGCTCTATAGACCTGGGTGACTTTGAATTTGGAGATCCACTGGACTGTGCTGGATTGTGGATCACCGTATGATGATGCTCCACATGATGTTTTTGTAAAGGGAGCAGGAGGCTCCTTGGCCAGATGTGAACTTGTGCCTGCTTGATGGTCACTAATCTAGTGAACTGTGGTTCTCTTGGGTAGACATGTTACCATTGCTGTCATGCACTAGGGCCTGGATTCTACTGTCCTTTCCCAGTACAGTTGTCTTTCCAATGTTTGTGCTACTGACTGTCCACACCATCCCTGTGTCATAGCCTGCCCTTCCATGGCCAAGGTCATGACCTTGTCAGGACATGGACTTGTCAGACCAATGGACTGTTTTCATTGTCTCTTTCAGACTAGCATACCATGGAAGGAGGGATATGCTTTTCAGTAAGCATTAAGGATATTGCTCTTacttaaatgaatgaaaataatgcctctgtattttctgtttgtttgaaacagaacAATTCGTTGCAAGCTTCTCAGTGCCAGATAATATGGGGAGACCAAAATGGTTTGGAGTTAGTGGTAAGGATGTGATTGTTTGTTCAACTGgatcctctctcttgctcttcaaCATAAAAGGTGTCTATCTGCAGACAATCATGTACTACACAGACTGGATCTTGAGACTCTGGATGGTAAGTTTGCAATGTTTCCCTTGCAgtggggttttttaaaaaaaatagatttacattttttttaaactttatactgttggggtgtgcacatgtgcatttgtctgtgtgtgatcacttgtagaggccagaggccaacttCCTGGAGttagtctctctctttctacctttacaAGGGCCCAGAGCaccaggcttgctcagcaagtacctttacctgatAAGCCATCTCCTAGGCCCTCTCCCTGTCTTTTGATCTGATATTGACTCCAGCCTACTCACATTTGGGTATTCTTTGAAGGACCCCATTTATGTCATTGTCACCTTTAACAATGGCTCTTTGATTGTGTACTCGTGGGAGGAGAGATGCCGGCAGCTCAATAGGTGTTATCATCTGCAAAGCAGGAGAAGGCTACCACAGCAAAGGTAAGCTCTCCTTCTTGACTTAAACTggacattaattttaaaacatttctgggccgagagagatgactcagctgttaagagcactggctgctctcccagaggacttgggttcaatccccagcatccacatggcagctcccacctgtctgtaactccagttccaggggatctgactgaCACCTTCACACCAGTCCTTTGGATCTAGTATAAATAAATGGTTGGAGGTTAATGTATTTGGGCTTAATCTGATTTGATTCTCTGTAGACTGAGGGAGTGAATCCAGGGTCTTCCACATGTAAAGGATGAACTCTGATAATGAACTGTTCCCCAAATTTTCAGGAAGTTTTGCTGTGCCCTCCACATGCCAGGTGCAGGGAGGTAGGGGTGACATTTTTACCACCTCAGCACAAAAAGAAGAATAAGGGTGTGGACAACAGGTTTCAGCTAGAGTCTGCAAGGTCACAGGCAGAGGCTGTGTCATTGCCCAGGGCAGGCCTCACACTTAGGAGCTCCTGAGTGATCTATTAGACGTTTTTCTCTGTCGTAAAGAACAGAATGATTGACAGGAGCCCTACCATCTCACAGCCCTACTGCAGAGGGGATGCACTGCTATATTCACCCTGAGTGGACCAAGTTTGGCAAAGGGAACAgaactcaattttaaaattataaattaaatctttgggtttttttctgagacaaggtcacTCTATGTAGCCTAGACTAACCTCAAACTCTGTCAATTCCCTGTCCTTAACTCTTAAGTCGAATTGATTTACAGGTCTGTGGCATCACACCCTGCTGCTCTCTCCATTCTTCAGCTAGGTAATATACTGAAAAACTGAGAATTGAGAAATGGGGCAGAGGTCTATTGCAGGgggctgggattggaactcaCGCTATGGACGATAGTCGTCCTTTGCCAATGTGCACAGTCACTCAAAATTaacctgagatggctcagcagtttaggcaatgtcaccaagcctgacaagttCAGTCTTTGGAACCTactggtgaaaggagagaactgatttgcATAAGTTATTATCTACACACTCCATGGATAGGAGCATATGCACCCActtggggacacacacacatacaggcacacatgggcacacatccATGTAtccagacacacaggcacacatacacatttatacagtcacacatacacacacactggcatgAGCACATAGGCAATTTCCCACTCAgttacacacaggcacacacacacacacacacacacacacacacacacacgagtgtacacatttaaatacttatttgttgtgagtgtatgtataagttttaaacagccaggcagtggtggcgcacgcctttaatcccagcacttgggaggcagaggcaggtggatttctgagttcgaggccagcctggtttacaaaatgagttccaggacagccagggctatacagagaaaccttgcctcagaaaaggaaaaaaaaaaaagttttaaacagATTCAAGACTGTGATGAAAAGACAGTTCTTTAATTACCAGTTGATAAACCTCACTACCATTTGAGTACTGACAtcttggtttttttccctttggcaGCTTCATTAACAAAACACTATGTGATGATGTGAGCATAATTCGAGTGATGACAACTcattccatccccagctttcTGATGGCATATATCTTGACATCTGATCTTTTAAACTGAGTGGGTTGTGTGTATTCTTCCTCGATGATAATAAAAGTCTATTTGCAAGCACAGGCTGGTGATTTTGGTGTTGCTAAGCAGTGAAGAGGCCAAATATGGTGGTGTGCACTTTTAATCCTgactctgggaaggcagaggcagggggaggatcTGGGTTCTGGGGCCAATCTGGTCCTCAGAGCTAGTTCaaagccaaccagggctacatcgTGAGAAACTATATCTGAAATAAAACCTGTGACTAGATGTACAAGCTACTTGGCTATGACATCTGTCATTTCATGGCTATAGGGTTGACTCAGATGACTAGGACATGTGGACACCTTATTGCTGCAGAAGCCATGaggaaagttaaaattaaaaataccctttttgagactataattacccattccccccttcctcctttaaaCATTTCCATATACCTCTCCTCACTATTCTTTTGAATTcttgactgctttttttttctcaaaccaCTTTTTAAATCAATGGCAtatgggctagagagaaggctcagcagttaagcccactggctacttttccagaggacctggattcaattgcTAGCACACAGAGAGCAGCtaacaactgtaactccagttctggcaGATATGTTACCCTTCACAAAGACATACTtatcagcaaaacaaaaacacatataaaatcttttttaaaaaaacgagccgggcgtggtggcgcacgcctttagtcccagcactcgggaggcagaggcaggcggatttctgagttcgaggccagcctggtctacaaagtgagtgccaggacagccagggctacacagagaaaccctgtctcgaaaaaaccaaaaaaaaaataaaaataaaaaaaaaaataaataaaaaaacgaaaagaaaagcaaaaataattattaaaagccAGGTGGTAGctgagcacacctttaatctcaccaCTTGGGAGTCAGCTAGAACCGCGtacaagccagcctggtttacagagttagTTCCATGACAGTCAgtgatataaacatatatgtacacagagaaaccctgtcttgaaaacccttaaaatggaaaattaaagactAATTGAGCCTATGGTTTAAAAGTATTAGAGTCAATAGGGTGGAGCaaaggcatggaggcaggaacagtGGAGAGTGCACATCTTGGTCTGCACATAGGaagcaaagagacaccatgggaATGACAAgtctttttaaacctcaaataCTGTCCACAACCCTTCCAACAGAACCACACCAcctaatccttccaaaatagTTGCACCAACTATTGACCAAgcttatgggagccattctcattcagaatcccacacatgtacacacatgccaaCCACAAAGAATCATGCAAGGAAAGAAACCCCATAGCTCAGCCACTTGAGGGGCAAAAGTAAAGGAATCCTAAGCCATACGGTGAGCTCAAGGCTTGCTCACGTTACATGACACTGcctctcaaaagaaataaaaccaaagaactTGAGACAAGGCTTGGCAGTTAAGAccagagctgctcttccagaggacccaggttcaattcccaacacccacatggcagttcacaactgacAATCCAGTTCCAgcgatccaacaccctcttctggcctctgaggtaaCTACATGCTTCTGgtacacattcaggcaaaacaaaccaacatacacacacatacatacatacatacatacatacatacatacatgcaaaacaagCTCCCTGACTGTCTAGGTAAGGGAAGTATATAactggaatcctagcactcaggaagctgaccCTGATTGTAGGCAGCtggcgcctaaaagatggcgcccaTCGCTGTAAACAAAGCCACTGCataggcgctagcccgaatctggcgccaacccctcccgagcaggtgcatacaaattaaagtgctggcagactgaccaatcccaggaggacacatagccctccccagtgctggggtgtatataagcagtcctccctgggttcccggggttcccgtagcatcgagttgttcctgcaataaagctgtttaaaaaaaaaatccgacCGTGTTACGTTTTTCCTTGCAGGACGAGGTGAGCGCAACACCTAATCACAGGGAACTCAAGGATGCTTAGACTGTGGACAGAACCATTTCTCAAGTAAGTAAATAAGGCTATATGACTAAACAGAAGAGGCTTGGGAATGAAAATATTACCAACTGAAAAAAACAGGCAATTTgttcatagaattttaaaaaatttcttaatGAATTTCAGTGTTTCATGCCCTTCCCCCATCCTTGAGCAGGGTCACAGACCTTGAGTGCTTGCTACAATGGGTTTTATGACCTAGGTGGAGTTGTCTGCCTTGctgcacctgcaatttcctacaggaacTCAGAGGGAATAGACTGCccagctgagcttgctttgcaacataatccagctgaaacaaaagaTGGGTTTTGTGGTCTTCCCTTTATAAGCTGGAGCTACAGAATTAAACTTTGAAGCTTGATCAAAACCCTGTGATAGCTTTATGcataattttaaactattttaattctttttatttcaggctttctttaccatataccaaagcccacctccagtgacacacatgtagccatatgaagttttattgttgggaaagtttttaatcTGTCACAATACTATTATATAATTTCGTAAATGATTCATAAAGTATTGGTTTCTCCagagataaggtcatgttagtgaccccatctcaagggatggtttcttacccattattcttaTTTAAGATCTTAGCCTAGGCTATCAGGAATAACTcataaattagaaaatgaaatagaaaacataaaacagataAGTTGCCAAGAGAACTATGGCTCAATATTTTCTTCTGGCCAAGAGTTCCACAACCTGTTCCAAGAGACCTCCTTATTTTGAAGTATATTGCCTCTGTCTGTGAAACTTGTCACATAGATTCCACAGGGTTTGGTGTGGCACATGTCTTTTTACAGAAATTGGACCCTCATGCAATCAGGGTCTGGCTATGACTGCTGCCTTGCAGGGGATTACAGTAtaagcaatgctttcacagcaaCGATGagataaggaatgttttaagtattgGGGATAGGTCATTTaaggaaagactgtccaaaaattagaggcatagacaggcTGCAGAATCACTCCCCTAGAATCTGTCCTCCATGCAGGAAGGGTAATCATTGAGCCAGGCCTCAGAAAATAGACCCAGATTAAGaaacatttacatttgagttaaggCAAAGCTCATGGTGGGCTCAGTGAAAGCTTATGTGGcattccttttgtctttgtcATCCTGACTAGTCCCTAGAAAGGTGTTTACCAGACCTGCTGACgaaagaattgctcaacttgctttAGTTCTCTTGTATCCCCTCCCTCCCAAATTTGTTAAGAGTGAGAGGGAACAAggtggctttggttcctctggTGTGTACTGGGTTCAATGTATTACCAGTAAGAGATCTAAccttaaattaataattgaagaaaaaaaggtTTGAAGGATTGATAGACACTGGAAGCTGATGTGCTAACTCATCTCCAAGGGATTGGTTATTCTAATAATCCAAAACAAAGTTccaaacttaagatttatgaaagatTAATGAAACTAGggacttataaaggcattacaaccTGGCTTACCTACACCAGCTGCCTTTCAAAAACATAGTTATAAgattattataaatttaaaacatagttTTTACACTATTCCTCTGATTCCTGATGATTATAAAGGGTTTGCTTTTAGAGAGCTTGTAATTTTAAGGTACCCATGAAGTGATagatatcattggaaagttttgcctcaaggaatgTCTAACCACCCCATATTATGTTAAAAAATCTTCTTTCTGCTTCAGTACAAGAAGTTAGAACTTTGAATCTTTCATGGTATAGTATTCATTATATAGAGGGTGTTTTATTAGCTGATCTTTCTGAAGGCATTTTACTACAAGCCTTTGGTCTTATACAATGAGCATTAAAAGTTTAGGGAATAGTTGTTACTCCAGAAAA
This genomic interval carries:
- the LOC110288619 gene encoding F-box/WD repeat-containing protein 15-like isoform X2 codes for the protein MNLQAVMSCGGVRAHPCYISGRGLTRKGQGRPVVCMVTSVNRISTWDIQEGVLTWVSPVQQVGIKLLTTLPELHIAITVDIQSTIKLWDCHNSEALATSNLESPCKLLKAVFTKDGPIVLAGDTLGNLYIFRIPDLHLISKLNVFQCSINELSCSPQKKWIFLNRKHLHILPKVFYMDSLLRTSEFSAPVSTILKFSLCQRAFWTPRMEDRITLMSIRRTRKITKFITFDMKLKDIQNKITVKEQFVASFSVPDNMGRPKWFGVSGKDVIVCSTGSSLLLFNIKGVYLQTIMYYTDWILRLWMDPIYVIVTFNNGSLIVYSWEERCRQLNRCYHLQSRRRLPQQSFINKTLCDDVSIIRVMTTHSIPSFLMAYILTSDLLN
- the LOC110288619 gene encoding F-box/WD repeat-containing protein 15-like isoform X1, producing the protein MEVHLPDVPMLKILSYLDAYSLLQAAQVNKNWNELASSDVLWRKLCQKRWLFCGMVTLQLLGTETWKEFFVFRTRQEHAKSRAIREDFIYKEIPADYGVRAHPCYISGRGLTRKGQGRPVVCMVTSVNRISTWDIQEGVLTWVSPVQQVGIKLLTTLPELHIAITVDIQSTIKLWDCHNSEALATSNLESPCKLLKAVFTKDGPIVLAGDTLGNLYIFRIPDLHLISKLNVFQCSINELSCSPQKKWIFLNRKHLHILPKVFYMDSLLRTSEFSAPVSTILKFSLCQRAFWTPRMEDRITLMSIRRTRKITKFITFDMKLKDIQNKITVKEQFVASFSVPDNMGRPKWFGVSGKDVIVCSTGSSLLLFNIKGVYLQTIMYYTDWILRLWMDPIYVIVTFNNGSLIVYSWEERCRQLNRCYHLQSRRRLPQQSFINKTLCDDVSIIRVMTTHSIPSFLMAYILTSDLLN